Proteins from one Listeria weihenstephanensis genomic window:
- a CDS encoding peptide chain release factor 3 has protein sequence MVQDLKKEVASRKTFAIISHPDAGKTTITEQLLLFGGAIRSAGTVKGKKSGKFATSDWMEIEKQRGISVTSSVMQFDYDGSRINILDTPGHSDFSEDTYRTLMAVDSAVMVIDSAKGIEAQTLKLFKVCRMRGIPIFTFINKMDRQGKAPLELLAELEEVLGIESYPMNWPIGMGKELGGLYDRYHRQVEQYRVDGDERFLPLGENGDLAEAHPIQNSSYYEQALDEIMLLDEAGNDFSEERIASGELTPVFFGSALTNFGVETFLKTYVNFAPAPQPRQSNEGEIDPYMDKFSGFIFKIQANMNPAHRDRIAFVRICSGEFERGMSVNLTRTGKAIKLGNSTQFMADDRETVNSAVAGDIIGLYDTGNYQIGDTITNGSKTLQYEKLPQFTPELFMKVSAKNVMKQKHFHKGVEQLVQEGAIQLFKTWRMEDYIIGAVGQLQFEVFEHRMNNEYNSEIRMEPIGSKIARWIKEEDVDEKLSTARSMLVKDRFDKPLFLFENQFALNWFHDKNPDIELTSLL, from the coding sequence ATGGTGCAAGATTTAAAAAAAGAGGTTGCTTCGCGCAAAACTTTTGCAATTATATCTCACCCCGATGCGGGGAAAACAACGATTACAGAGCAGTTATTGCTTTTTGGTGGAGCTATTCGCTCGGCGGGAACGGTAAAAGGAAAGAAATCAGGTAAGTTTGCGACAAGTGACTGGATGGAAATCGAGAAGCAACGTGGGATTTCGGTAACGAGTTCTGTGATGCAATTTGATTACGACGGTTCACGGATTAATATTTTGGATACACCGGGTCACTCGGATTTCAGTGAGGATACGTACCGGACATTGATGGCGGTAGATAGCGCTGTGATGGTTATCGATAGCGCGAAAGGAATTGAGGCGCAGACCTTGAAACTATTCAAAGTTTGTCGGATGCGCGGAATTCCGATTTTTACTTTTATCAACAAAATGGATCGTCAAGGGAAGGCGCCACTTGAGTTGCTTGCAGAATTGGAAGAAGTTTTGGGGATCGAATCGTATCCGATGAACTGGCCAATCGGGATGGGAAAAGAGCTCGGTGGCTTATATGACCGCTACCATCGTCAAGTCGAGCAATATCGTGTGGACGGCGACGAACGCTTCTTACCACTCGGTGAAAATGGCGATTTAGCAGAAGCACATCCGATTCAAAACTCGAGTTATTATGAGCAGGCGCTCGATGAAATCATGTTGCTAGATGAAGCTGGCAATGACTTTAGCGAAGAGCGGATCGCGTCTGGCGAATTGACGCCTGTATTTTTCGGGAGCGCCCTAACGAATTTTGGTGTGGAAACATTCCTTAAAACGTATGTGAATTTCGCGCCAGCACCACAACCGCGCCAGTCTAATGAAGGTGAAATCGATCCTTACATGGATAAGTTCTCCGGATTTATCTTCAAAATTCAAGCGAACATGAACCCAGCCCATCGTGACCGGATCGCGTTTGTACGCATTTGTTCTGGTGAATTTGAGCGTGGGATGTCGGTGAACTTAACGCGCACGGGCAAGGCGATCAAACTTGGGAACTCCACGCAGTTTATGGCGGATGATCGCGAAACAGTCAACAGTGCCGTTGCGGGCGATATTATTGGCCTGTATGACACAGGGAATTACCAAATTGGCGACACGATTACAAACGGTAGCAAGACGCTTCAATATGAAAAACTACCGCAATTTACGCCAGAATTATTCATGAAAGTTTCCGCAAAAAATGTTATGAAACAAAAACATTTCCATAAAGGTGTCGAACAACTCGTTCAAGAAGGCGCGATTCAGTTATTCAAAACATGGCGCATGGAGGATTACATTATTGGTGCGGTCGGTCAACTACAATTTGAAGTATTTGAGCACCGTATGAACAATGAATATAATTCCGAAATCCGCATGGAGCCAATCGGTTCTAAAATCGCTCGCTGGATCAAAGAGGAGGACGTCGATGAGAAACTTTCAACAGCACGTAGCATGCTCGTAAAAGATCGCTTTGACAAACCACTATTCCTATTTGAAAATCAGTTCGCACTAAACTGGTTCCACGATAAGAATCCTGATATTGAGTTAACATCTTTATTATAA
- a CDS encoding TerC family protein, producing the protein MDISIWGEYLWVFLILVVLEGVLSADNAVVMAVIVKKLPHEQQRKALFYGLVGAFVFRLIAMLIISYLVNFWEIQAIGAIYLLYLAIKHIWDKRKGKSKEDAVEKDTKPTSFWGTVARVELTDIAFALDSMLAAAALVVTLPAIGTYEIGGMSAGQFIVMFTGGLAGLIVIRFAATQVVKLLERYPTLETAAFLIVGWVGVKMAVITLAHPQVGILPETFPDSPAWEITFWAVMIIIGLGGYIIARKKEKQKG; encoded by the coding sequence ATGGATATATCGATTTGGGGAGAGTATCTGTGGGTATTCTTAATTTTAGTAGTTTTAGAAGGTGTACTTTCCGCAGATAACGCTGTTGTTATGGCAGTTATCGTGAAGAAATTACCTCATGAACAGCAACGTAAAGCTTTATTTTATGGCTTAGTTGGCGCATTTGTTTTCCGATTAATCGCCATGCTTATTATTTCATACTTAGTTAATTTTTGGGAAATCCAAGCAATTGGAGCGATTTACTTACTTTACCTAGCTATAAAGCATATTTGGGACAAGAGAAAAGGGAAGTCAAAAGAAGACGCGGTCGAGAAAGATACGAAGCCTACTTCCTTTTGGGGAACGGTGGCACGTGTCGAATTAACGGATATTGCGTTTGCGCTTGATTCCATGTTAGCAGCAGCTGCCTTAGTTGTGACACTTCCAGCTATCGGTACGTACGAAATCGGTGGCATGAGTGCTGGCCAATTCATCGTGATGTTTACAGGTGGATTAGCGGGACTTATTGTGATTCGTTTTGCAGCAACACAAGTCGTGAAATTACTAGAACGCTATCCTACACTTGAAACAGCGGCGTTTTTGATCGTTGGTTGGGTTGGCGTGAAGATGGCCGTTATTACGTTGGCACATCCGCAAGTTGGCATTTTGCCAGAAACATTTCCTGATTCGCCTGCATGGGAAATCACATTTTGGGCGGTCATGATTATCATTGGTTTAGGTGGTTATATAATTGCGAGGAAAAAAGAGAAACAAAAGGGATAA
- a CDS encoding TrkH family potassium uptake protein → MSKMTPIQVIITFYIWSVTIATAILSMPFTQKPGVHISFIDTLFTAASSVSVTGLASVDIGESYSRAGIWVLMGIFQIGGLGVMMLSTFFYLILKRRIGLKQRQLIMTDTNQFTLSGMVRMLREILVLIFGLQIIGGLILGIYFIPYYKGDVGEAMFQGLFNSVSAVTNAGVDITGYSLTPFVNDYFVQFITILLIIAGGIGFPVLIEARRFLFEKNTLIPFRFSLFVKVTTATYMALLVVGGLLIWAMESQHYFKGTSLDEGFFNSMFLSATSRSAGLSTIDTSALTNPTLLVVSALMFIGASPSSVGGGIRTTTFAITILFLYSVIRGRNHIYIFGRELYQEDVRKALAVAIFATILCVSAIVTLGYTEQAELMAIIVEVFSAFGTCGLSIGLTTNLTTIGKIVIILLMFIGRVGIMYMMLSFRTRDGKKNAIRLPKEKIITG, encoded by the coding sequence ATGTCTAAAATGACTCCAATACAAGTCATCATTACATTCTATATCTGGTCTGTCACGATTGCAACCGCGATTCTTAGTATGCCTTTCACACAAAAACCCGGTGTGCATATTTCCTTCATTGATACGCTATTTACAGCCGCGAGTTCGGTGAGCGTGACGGGGCTTGCTTCGGTCGATATCGGCGAATCTTACAGTCGCGCTGGCATCTGGGTTTTGATGGGTATATTCCAAATTGGTGGACTCGGTGTCATGATGCTGAGCACCTTCTTTTACTTAATTTTAAAAAGGCGAATTGGTCTGAAACAGCGCCAGTTAATTATGACGGATACCAATCAGTTTACGCTTAGCGGCATGGTTCGGATGCTTCGAGAAATACTCGTTTTAATTTTTGGGTTGCAAATTATCGGTGGGCTTATTCTTGGGATTTATTTCATTCCCTATTATAAAGGCGATGTCGGGGAAGCGATGTTTCAGGGGCTGTTTAACTCGGTTTCTGCGGTTACCAATGCAGGCGTCGACATTACTGGTTATTCCTTGACGCCATTTGTGAATGATTATTTCGTCCAATTCATCACGATTTTACTTATTATTGCGGGCGGGATCGGGTTCCCAGTTTTGATCGAAGCAAGACGTTTCTTATTCGAAAAAAATACGCTGATCCCCTTCCGATTTTCCCTATTCGTAAAAGTAACAACAGCGACTTACATGGCTTTGCTAGTCGTTGGTGGCTTGCTAATATGGGCGATGGAGAGCCAGCATTATTTCAAAGGAACGTCACTTGATGAAGGCTTTTTCAACTCAATGTTCTTATCTGCAACTTCCAGAAGCGCGGGACTTTCAACGATCGATACATCAGCGCTTACTAATCCGACGCTGCTAGTCGTTTCTGCCTTAATGTTTATCGGGGCATCGCCAAGTTCTGTTGGTGGCGGAATTCGGACGACAACATTTGCAATCACGATTTTATTCTTATACTCGGTTATTCGCGGGCGCAATCATATTTATATTTTTGGGCGTGAGTTGTACCAAGAAGACGTTAGAAAAGCACTTGCTGTCGCGATTTTTGCAACGATTTTATGCGTCAGTGCTATCGTAACACTTGGCTACACCGAGCAGGCGGAGTTAATGGCCATCATTGTCGAGGTATTCTCGGCCTTTGGAACATGCGGATTATCGATAGGTTTGACGACGAATCTGACAACAATCGGCAAAATTGTGATCATCTTGCTGATGTTTATCGGCCGCGTGGGAATCATGTACATGATGTTATCCTTCAGAACACGTGACGGTAAGAAAAATGCGATTAGACTGCCAAAAGAGAAGATTATCACTGGATAA
- the pulA gene encoding type I pullulanase, which produces MWRKYLVVLIVLLFGVQSFGVGIEGFAEEAATSETKANVESKLVSSVNDGVLAENKESKTKVIVHYNPKDQASKAWQMWVWNNDGVAGHEVVFEDTNAYGDYSKVAVIDAEGVQEELGFLIKNGSGWGGDRDIPSDRYIKTKDGITEVWLEFGKEEMSAKPANLADLPSHDNLDVTFYYHRDDKDYSDWFVHSWAEGATSTQKLDFKDGQSDGEWQSVKANFSGVSLSNIGFTIARDVNGAWEKDGTEDDRMVYLFTDDGKAEVWIVSGDKTNYRNPNFADVTKQIKTASLASFREVKVTLNRDATALDLMADVTLTEDGNAVAISNIRRDATNPAIFYIETAQDLPIQAALSVKTNGFGEKFVDTTSIVRNPDFDKKFAYTGTEPLGATYGAEQSVWRLWAPTAASVKLTTYQDNLPNSAVAQSYDMTPKAQGIWEFAAKIPSGTAYTYELVFADGKKATSQDPYAKAATANGNRSVILDPAQMVPANWETSRMPAFTNPTDAIIYEMHVRDFSIANKDTVHKGKYLGVIEEGTKTANGDATGIDYLKNLGITHVQILPMFDYASLDEEKHQSTSEQLGAFPYNWGYDPKNYNVPEGSYSTNPYNPVTRIHEAKQMVQGLHNNGLRVIMDVVYNHVYEAGAHSFEKTVPGYYFRYGDDGKLSNGTGVGNDTASERAMMRKYMVDSVAYWAKEYHMDGFRFDLMGIHDVDTMNAIKAELNKIDPSIIVLGEGWDLGTPLASDAKANQKNASKMPEIAHFNDSIRDAIKGSTWGGQEAEPGFVNGATGKEELVAKNILAGSLRDQGQGIYDFAKPSQVIQYAEAHDNLTLWDKLSYSNPNDTEADKKKMQKLATDIVLLSQGVPFIHAGQEFFRTKDRDENSYQSSDAINKLDWDRYADNVESVKETQAVMQLRNTEPLFRMTDYAEINQKMKIIKQDENVIAYEMKEAETSYIVIFNANKAEKEIAIPANQYSVRIGETTTNLATKASSVKAPALSTLVLKNGKAMFQIDAKAGVGGTITPNGKQSYNAGEKPSFAVQADAGYRVKQVLVDGKVVMLSGMTYIFDALTAGHTIEVVFETLAKNNAIESLNKISLPLSELQTISGETAKKSYLLKKLEARGYYNLEGDTERHDLDVMLDVANLNWAAPKAGVYEGTLSLASESKARAATTKSVQITLTAAATIPKPGDTGETTPTNPATPIDPDNEATITPPKNDSNIQVGETAKTPEQDLPATGDTQTSLWLILIGSILILGSVFTLFARRNRNN; this is translated from the coding sequence ATGTGGCGTAAGTATCTAGTCGTTTTGATCGTTCTTTTATTTGGAGTACAGAGTTTTGGCGTTGGAATTGAGGGGTTTGCGGAGGAAGCGGCGACATCTGAAACCAAGGCCAATGTAGAGAGCAAGCTTGTTAGCAGTGTCAATGATGGTGTTTTAGCGGAAAATAAAGAGAGTAAAACGAAAGTCATTGTGCATTATAATCCGAAAGATCAGGCGAGTAAAGCTTGGCAAATGTGGGTTTGGAATAATGATGGTGTTGCTGGGCATGAGGTTGTTTTTGAAGACACGAATGCGTATGGCGACTATTCTAAGGTAGCGGTAATTGATGCGGAAGGCGTGCAGGAAGAACTGGGATTCCTGATTAAAAATGGTTCTGGTTGGGGTGGCGACCGCGATATTCCAAGTGATCGCTATATTAAAACGAAAGACGGAATCACTGAGGTTTGGCTGGAATTTGGGAAGGAAGAGATGTCTGCAAAACCGGCTAATTTAGCGGATCTGCCGAGTCACGATAATTTGGACGTGACGTTTTACTATCATCGTGATGACAAGGATTACAGCGATTGGTTCGTGCATTCTTGGGCAGAGGGAGCAACGAGTACGCAAAAACTTGATTTCAAAGATGGGCAGTCGGACGGTGAGTGGCAATCTGTGAAAGCGAATTTTAGTGGGGTAAGTCTGTCCAATATCGGCTTTACCATTGCGCGAGATGTGAATGGGGCGTGGGAAAAAGACGGGACAGAGGATGACAGAATGGTGTATCTGTTTACCGATGATGGGAAGGCTGAGGTTTGGATTGTAAGTGGTGATAAAACGAATTACCGAAATCCGAATTTTGCGGATGTGACGAAGCAAATAAAAACAGCGAGTTTGGCAAGTTTCAGAGAGGTGAAAGTGACGCTAAACCGTGATGCGACAGCGCTTGATTTGATGGCGGATGTTACGCTTACTGAGGACGGGAACGCGGTTGCGATTTCGAATATTCGGAGGGACGCGACAAACCCAGCTATTTTTTACATTGAAACAGCGCAAGATTTGCCGATTCAAGCCGCTTTGAGCGTGAAGACGAATGGTTTTGGCGAGAAATTTGTGGATACGACTAGTATTGTTAGAAATCCTGATTTTGACAAGAAATTTGCGTATACAGGCACCGAACCGCTTGGCGCAACGTATGGCGCGGAGCAGAGTGTCTGGCGTTTGTGGGCACCGACTGCTGCAAGTGTGAAATTGACGACGTATCAAGATAATTTGCCGAATAGTGCTGTGGCGCAAAGTTATGACATGACACCGAAAGCCCAGGGGATTTGGGAGTTTGCTGCGAAAATTCCGTCGGGAACGGCGTACACGTATGAGCTTGTTTTTGCGGACGGGAAGAAAGCGACGTCTCAAGATCCGTATGCCAAAGCGGCGACGGCAAATGGAAATCGTTCGGTGATTTTAGATCCAGCGCAAATGGTGCCGGCGAATTGGGAAACGAGTCGCATGCCAGCGTTTACGAATCCGACAGATGCGATTATTTATGAAATGCATGTTCGTGATTTCTCCATTGCGAATAAAGATACGGTCCACAAAGGGAAATATTTAGGTGTGATTGAAGAAGGAACGAAGACGGCGAATGGGGACGCGACGGGAATCGATTATTTGAAAAATCTCGGCATCACGCATGTTCAAATTTTGCCGATGTTTGATTATGCATCGCTTGACGAGGAAAAGCATCAAAGTACTTCCGAACAACTCGGTGCGTTTCCGTATAATTGGGGATATGATCCGAAAAATTACAATGTCCCGGAAGGTAGTTATAGCACGAATCCGTACAATCCTGTGACGCGAATTCATGAGGCAAAGCAGATGGTTCAGGGCCTCCATAACAATGGTTTGCGTGTGATTATGGACGTTGTGTATAACCATGTATATGAGGCTGGCGCGCATTCTTTTGAAAAAACGGTACCGGGATATTACTTCCGCTACGGTGATGATGGCAAGCTTTCTAATGGAACAGGTGTTGGGAATGATACGGCGTCGGAACGTGCGATGATGCGTAAATATATGGTTGACAGTGTCGCTTATTGGGCGAAGGAATACCACATGGATGGCTTTCGTTTTGATTTGATGGGCATTCACGATGTCGATACGATGAACGCGATTAAGGCGGAACTGAACAAAATTGACCCATCGATCATCGTTCTTGGCGAAGGTTGGGATTTAGGTACGCCGCTTGCAAGTGATGCAAAAGCGAACCAAAAAAATGCCTCCAAAATGCCAGAAATTGCGCATTTTAATGACTCGATTCGTGATGCTATTAAGGGAAGCACATGGGGTGGTCAAGAAGCGGAACCTGGTTTTGTAAATGGCGCGACTGGAAAAGAAGAGCTGGTTGCAAAGAACATTTTAGCGGGGAGTTTGCGTGATCAAGGTCAAGGTATTTATGATTTTGCCAAGCCGAGTCAGGTGATTCAGTATGCGGAGGCTCATGATAATTTGACGCTTTGGGACAAGCTTTCGTACTCGAATCCAAATGATACCGAAGCAGATAAAAAGAAAATGCAGAAGTTGGCGACGGATATCGTGTTACTCTCACAAGGCGTGCCGTTTATCCACGCTGGACAAGAATTTTTCCGGACGAAAGATCGTGATGAGAACAGTTACCAATCGAGTGACGCGATCAATAAGTTGGACTGGGATCGTTATGCGGACAATGTGGAATCGGTGAAAGAAACGCAAGCCGTGATGCAACTTCGCAACACAGAGCCACTTTTCCGAATGACAGATTATGCCGAGATCAATCAGAAAATGAAGATTATCAAGCAAGACGAAAATGTGATCGCGTATGAAATGAAAGAGGCTGAAACATCTTATATCGTGATTTTCAATGCGAATAAAGCGGAAAAAGAGATCGCGATTCCAGCTAATCAGTACAGCGTTAGAATTGGAGAAACAACGACGAATTTAGCTACAAAAGCGAGTTCTGTGAAAGCGCCAGCGCTATCGACGCTCGTTTTGAAAAACGGCAAGGCCATGTTTCAAATCGATGCCAAAGCTGGTGTCGGTGGAACGATTACGCCGAACGGAAAACAGAGTTACAATGCGGGTGAAAAGCCAAGCTTTGCGGTGCAGGCCGACGCAGGATATCGCGTGAAACAAGTGCTTGTAGATGGGAAAGTGGTGATGCTTTCTGGAATGACGTATATATTTGACGCGCTAACTGCGGGGCACACGATCGAAGTAGTTTTTGAAACGTTAGCAAAAAATAACGCGATTGAAAGTCTGAACAAAATATCTCTACCATTATCCGAATTACAGACGATTTCTGGGGAAACTGCGAAAAAATCGTATCTCCTGAAAAAACTGGAAGCGCGTGGTTATTACAATTTGGAAGGGGACACGGAGCGACATGATCTGGATGTAATGCTTGACGTGGCGAATCTCAATTGGGCGGCACCCAAAGCGGGAGTTTATGAAGGTACGCTATCGTTGGCATCAGAAAGTAAAGCCAGAGCTGCAACGACAAAATCGGTGCAGATCACATTGACGGCAGCGGCAACAATACCTAAACCTGGCGACACAGGCGAAACAACGCCAACAAACCCGGCGACTCCGATAGATCCAGATAATGAAGCGACAATTACGCCACCAAAAAATGACTCGAACATACAAGTAGGAGAAACCGCGAAAACACCAGAACAAGATTTACCAGCAACGGGTGATACGCAGACATCTTTATGGCTCATTTTAATAGGTTCCATATTGATTCTCGGAAGTGTATTTACCTTGTTCGCACGCAGAAATAGAAATAACTAA
- a CDS encoding TerC family protein, whose amino-acid sequence MDTAMILEYGWVLLVLIGLEGILAADNAVVMAVMVKHLPEQQQKRALFYGLIGAFVFRFAALFLISFLAEVWQVQALGAAYLLYICISHMWKHMKGKDGGHKVKEGKGSSFWVTVLKVEIADIAFAIDSMLAAVALAITLPATGWGTIGGLDAGQFSVMFIGGLIGLICIRFAATQFVKLLKKYPSLETAAFLIVGWVGVKLVVYTLAHPELGVIPEHFPHSTIWKVTFWAVMIGIILWGWLVSARAAKKNPDANA is encoded by the coding sequence TTGGATACAGCGATGATTTTAGAATATGGATGGGTGTTACTCGTCCTAATAGGTTTAGAGGGAATTCTTGCAGCGGATAACGCCGTTGTTATGGCCGTGATGGTCAAACATTTACCCGAACAACAACAAAAAAGAGCTTTATTTTACGGCTTAATCGGAGCATTTGTGTTCCGTTTCGCAGCGCTTTTCCTAATCTCATTTTTGGCAGAAGTTTGGCAAGTTCAAGCACTGGGCGCGGCCTACCTACTGTACATCTGTATTAGCCACATGTGGAAACACATGAAAGGCAAAGACGGCGGGCACAAAGTCAAAGAAGGCAAAGGCTCAAGCTTTTGGGTGACCGTTTTAAAAGTAGAGATTGCAGACATTGCGTTTGCGATTGACTCGATGCTTGCAGCTGTTGCACTGGCGATCACACTACCAGCAACAGGTTGGGGAACAATCGGGGGACTAGATGCGGGACAATTTAGCGTGATGTTCATCGGTGGTCTAATCGGACTAATCTGTATCCGTTTCGCCGCAACACAATTCGTAAAACTACTGAAAAAATACCCATCACTTGAAACAGCAGCATTCTTAATCGTTGGTTGGGTCGGCGTGAAGCTAGTCGTATACACATTAGCACATCCAGAACTAGGCGTTATACCAGAACATTTCCCACATTCAACCATTTGGAAAGTAACATTCTGGGCTGTTATGATCGGTATCATCCTTTGGGGCTGGCTCGTATCAGCACGTGCAGCGAAGAAAAATCCAGATGCTAATGCATAA
- a CDS encoding collagen binding domain-containing protein, translated as MMKKTIFFLIGLIVFGATLLGTGDHEAKAATDYGSQFFTNVELQNKNGVATTDFKENDRVKVVYNWDLTQTVHSGETMTISLPEQLKYVSFAPFLLKDNNGNAVAEAVVDPINNKIVLTFTTFVDTHTDIKGSMFFYADFNKNNIVTDQTNPITFPTAGASTTLDVMIHKVNSGGGGTVTPTVVFKQGKIDAKDSSLINWTVTLNNALVDISDAYYTDVMGAGQTLVGQVKVKYRDVDKKEISSKNENVTLDANRSFRLELGNLIDKSVVISYQTKMAGGQFSYKNTAKIGGTNITEQSRNATVNDYSGGGEGGGSTPPPVNPPTTNPEPPTTTPDPPTEPTDLIAVTPTEPKVTTMTDGDNEVQIYVVKKGDTLPSIATKFETTVQQLKKWNNLTTNEIKVGQKLIVKVTPKKAAVQEANSATPTSMTTLPATGDKNSGLAELIGALLVATSAGFLIRKN; from the coding sequence ATGATGAAGAAAACAATATTTTTCTTGATAGGATTGATCGTATTTGGCGCAACATTATTAGGCACAGGAGACCATGAAGCGAAAGCCGCGACAGATTATGGTTCGCAATTTTTCACCAACGTAGAGCTCCAAAATAAGAATGGTGTTGCGACAACAGATTTCAAGGAAAATGATCGCGTGAAAGTGGTTTATAATTGGGACTTAACACAAACTGTGCATAGCGGTGAAACGATGACGATATCACTGCCAGAACAATTGAAATATGTCAGTTTTGCACCATTTTTGCTGAAGGATAACAATGGAAATGCTGTAGCCGAAGCGGTTGTTGATCCTATTAACAATAAAATAGTCCTCACATTCACCACATTTGTCGACACGCACACAGATATTAAAGGCTCGATGTTCTTTTACGCGGATTTTAATAAAAATAATATCGTAACGGATCAAACAAATCCGATAACATTTCCAACGGCGGGTGCATCGACAACGCTTGACGTGATGATTCATAAAGTGAATTCTGGCGGTGGCGGAACGGTGACACCGACTGTTGTTTTCAAGCAAGGTAAAATTGATGCGAAGGATAGTAGTCTGATCAACTGGACGGTCACGCTCAATAATGCGCTCGTCGATATTAGCGATGCGTATTACACCGATGTGATGGGTGCTGGTCAAACGCTTGTCGGCCAAGTGAAAGTGAAATACCGCGATGTTGATAAAAAAGAAATCAGTAGTAAAAATGAAAATGTCACACTGGACGCGAATCGTAGTTTTCGTTTAGAACTGGGGAATCTCATCGATAAATCTGTCGTGATCAGCTATCAAACAAAAATGGCGGGTGGCCAATTCAGCTATAAAAATACAGCGAAGATTGGTGGCACAAACATTACCGAACAATCAAGAAATGCCACTGTTAATGATTATTCTGGTGGTGGAGAAGGTGGAGGAAGCACGCCACCTCCTGTAAATCCGCCAACCACAAATCCTGAACCGCCAACCACGACGCCAGATCCACCGACAGAACCCACAGATCTAATCGCTGTAACTCCCACAGAACCAAAAGTAACGACCATGACAGATGGCGATAATGAAGTGCAAATCTACGTTGTGAAAAAAGGTGATACCCTTCCAAGCATTGCTACAAAATTCGAGACCACCGTGCAGCAGTTGAAGAAATGGAATAACCTCACTACTAATGAAATAAAAGTAGGACAAAAGCTGATTGTGAAAGTGACACCGAAAAAAGCGGCAGTGCAAGAAGCTAATAGCGCTACTCCAACATCCATGACAACACTACCCGCAACAGGCGATAAAAATAGTGGACTAGCTGAACTTATAGGCGCATTATTAGTCGCAACATCAGCAGGATTTCTAATCCGTAAAAATTAA
- a CDS encoding S8 family serine peptidase, with protein sequence MKNTAKICFIVLFTIIIFQTPLSVFASKIVQSDREVNQSDEAGSIDSYYKENVTGKNIKIAILDTGIDKSNRDLTFKKGINFTTNNAADFSDKNGHGTKIAGIIGARKNGEGLIGIAPNSELYIAKVANDSGKVGFDDVVKGLNWAIDQKVDIINISLEFGKGNSELKQAINNAIENNIIVIASSGNIRAEGDTFKAYPGAYPNVISVGMLNLQGQIYADEFKEKKVDVYAPGEDLTSTYFDNKLTLDTGVSYATAYASGFAALVMEGKQKAGEKVSHDTVLKTMKADLNQGIDGATWYVYIGLILNIATVCAFVCLAIYSLISYQKSLPKKWPTKILLTALIIIVIVNIVGRAFVYFMST encoded by the coding sequence ATGAAAAATACTGCGAAAATATGCTTTATAGTTTTATTCACAATAATAATATTTCAAACGCCGCTCAGTGTATTCGCATCAAAAATCGTTCAATCAGATCGTGAAGTCAACCAATCCGATGAAGCGGGAAGTATAGATAGTTATTACAAGGAAAATGTTACGGGAAAGAACATCAAAATCGCCATTTTAGACACTGGTATTGATAAATCCAATCGTGATCTGACTTTCAAAAAAGGTATAAATTTCACGACAAACAATGCTGCCGATTTTTCCGATAAGAATGGTCATGGAACAAAGATCGCAGGCATTATTGGCGCACGTAAAAATGGCGAGGGTCTCATTGGAATCGCGCCTAATTCCGAGCTTTATATCGCGAAGGTTGCCAATGATAGCGGAAAAGTTGGATTTGACGATGTCGTTAAAGGCTTAAACTGGGCGATCGATCAGAAAGTGGATATTATCAATATTAGTTTAGAGTTTGGTAAAGGGAATTCCGAATTGAAGCAGGCGATAAATAATGCGATAGAAAATAATATTATCGTTATCGCATCATCTGGAAACATTCGGGCAGAAGGAGATACGTTTAAAGCTTATCCGGGCGCTTATCCAAATGTCATCTCTGTTGGCATGCTAAATTTACAAGGTCAAATCTACGCTGACGAATTTAAAGAAAAGAAAGTCGACGTCTATGCGCCAGGTGAGGATTTAACAAGCACTTACTTCGATAATAAATTGACACTAGATACAGGTGTTTCTTATGCTACTGCTTACGCTTCTGGTTTTGCAGCACTGGTCATGGAAGGTAAGCAAAAAGCTGGTGAAAAGGTAAGTCATGATACGGTTTTAAAAACGATGAAAGCTGATTTAAATCAAGGCATCGATGGAGCTACGTGGTATGTTTATATCGGGCTAATCCTTAATATTGCAACGGTGTGCGCATTTGTTTGCCTCGCAATTTATAGCCTCATATCTTACCAGAAATCCCTACCTAAAAAGTGGCCAACGAAAATCTTGCTAACGGCACTAATTATTATAGTTATCGTAAATATAGTTGGAAGAGCTTTTGTCTATTTCATGAGCACCTAA